Proteins from a single region of Nitrospirota bacterium:
- a CDS encoding DUF1272 domain-containing protein produces MLELRPTCEHCNKALPPESLEARICSYECTFCVTCVEQVLGNVCPNCGGGFVQRPIRSATNWNGDNFLGNDPAGTKVKHRPVDAAAHRQFLAKLKTIPPDKR; encoded by the coding sequence ATGCTTGAACTCAGACCGACCTGCGAGCACTGCAACAAGGCTCTGCCGCCTGAGTCGCTTGAGGCGCGGATCTGCTCGTATGAGTGCACCTTCTGTGTGACGTGCGTTGAGCAGGTTCTGGGTAATGTCTGTCCCAACTGCGGCGGTGGGTTCGTCCAGAGGCCAATCAGATCTGCGACGAATTGGAACGGCGACAACTTCCTCGGGAACGATCCGGCTGGCACGAAGGTGAAACATCGACCGGTCGATGCGGCGGCGCATCGCCAGTTCTTGGCCAAGCTCAAAACGATCCCGCCGGACAAGCGCTAG
- a CDS encoding DoxX family membrane protein, giving the protein MNRIKHISRWLYGLFFMAAGVNHFLNMPFYLSIMPPYLPWPVALVYLSGVAEIGLGGLLLFERWSRLAAWGLIALLIAVFPANVHMALHPELYPWASPLGLWLRLSLQGILIAWAYWYSRPQYEKAGTERCPRSH; this is encoded by the coding sequence ATGAATCGAATCAAACACATCTCGCGTTGGCTGTACGGCCTGTTCTTTATGGCGGCCGGAGTGAACCATTTCCTAAACATGCCGTTTTATCTGAGCATCATGCCGCCCTATCTGCCCTGGCCTGTGGCGCTGGTGTACCTCAGCGGCGTTGCGGAGATCGGGTTGGGAGGTCTTCTGCTGTTCGAGCGGTGGTCCCGGTTGGCGGCCTGGGGATTGATCGCCTTGTTGATCGCGGTCTTTCCTGCGAATGTGCATATGGCATTGCACCCTGAACTGTATCCCTGGGCTTCGCCGCTTGGGTTGTGGCTCCGACTGTCCCTTCAAGGCATATTGATCGCCTGGGCCTATTGGTACAGCAGGCCGCAATATGAGAAGGCGGGGACTGAAAGGTGTCCCAGAAGCCATTGA
- a CDS encoding DUF86 domain-containing protein, whose product MATKTPSSSDQLAQNPDLQDIIALNLQRAVQLSVDLASHLIAETDARPPATMAENFDALKNLQIITPALADRMTKAVGFRNIAVHSYHTIDWNIVYQICSRHLDDFRQFAQAVAQRLNAR is encoded by the coding sequence ATCGCGACAAAGACGCCGTCGTCTTCCGATCAACTGGCACAGAACCCCGACCTGCAAGACATCATCGCCCTAAATCTCCAACGTGCCGTGCAATTATCCGTGGATCTTGCCTCCCACCTGATTGCCGAAACCGACGCCCGTCCGCCTGCCACCATGGCGGAGAACTTCGACGCGCTCAAGAACCTTCAGATCATCACCCCTGCCCTGGCTGACCGTATGACAAAAGCGGTCGGATTCAGAAACATTGCGGTTCATAGCTATCACACCATCGATTGGAACATCGTCTATCAGATCTGCAGCCGTCACCTCGACGATTTTCGGCAGTTCGCCCAAGCGGTTGCCCAACGACTCAACGCCCGCTAA
- a CDS encoding nuclear transport factor 2 family protein, with product MESPRPPLPPFDANTAAQKVRMAEDAWNTRDPQRVAMAYTQDSVWRNRAEFLAGRDAIAQFLTRKWSKELDYRLIKELWAFSENRIAVRFAYEWHDDAGRWFRSYGNENWEFDEQGYMRRRIASINDLPISEAERKYHWPLGRRPDDHQGLSDLGL from the coding sequence ATTGAATCCCCGAGACCACCATTGCCGCCATTCGACGCGAACACTGCCGCTCAAAAAGTTCGCATGGCCGAAGATGCCTGGAATACCCGCGACCCGCAGCGGGTTGCCATGGCGTACACGCAAGACAGTGTCTGGCGAAATCGCGCGGAGTTCCTGGCTGGACGTGACGCCATCGCGCAGTTTTTGACTCGAAAATGGAGCAAGGAGTTGGACTATCGGCTCATCAAGGAGTTATGGGCGTTCTCCGAGAATCGTATTGCGGTGAGGTTTGCCTATGAATGGCATGATGATGCCGGCAGGTGGTTCCGGTCCTACGGCAATGAAAACTGGGAATTCGACGAGCAGGGGTACATGCGTCGCCGTATCGCCAGCATCAACGACCTGCCGATCAGCGAGGCGGAGCGCAAGTATCACTGGCCGCTGGGGCGTCGCCCGGATGACCATCAAGGGCTCTCAGACCTGGGCCTCTAG
- a CDS encoding nucleotidyltransferase domain-containing protein: MSDTGHMTSEGSARVQAAIRQVLACHPSIAVAILFGSLAAGRERADSDLDLAVASTAPLSPQTRLQLIEELAVAMGRPIDLIDLSQTHGPLLQQILTKGCLIFCTDRTRYADLLLRVVYEEADVMPYYRRILAERRQAWIGTQPALPTEASTTTADTSLRHA; encoded by the coding sequence ATGAGCGACACCGGCCACATGACTTCTGAGGGAAGCGCCAGGGTTCAGGCTGCAATAAGACAAGTCTTGGCTTGCCATCCATCTATCGCCGTGGCGATCCTCTTCGGCTCGCTCGCGGCCGGACGCGAACGAGCCGATAGCGACCTGGATCTTGCCGTGGCTTCGACCGCGCCGCTCAGTCCGCAGACCCGACTTCAGCTCATCGAAGAACTGGCGGTCGCGATGGGTCGGCCAATCGACCTGATCGATCTCTCACAGACTCACGGACCACTCTTGCAACAGATTCTGACGAAGGGGTGTTTGATTTTCTGTACCGACCGGACACGCTATGCCGACCTGCTCCTGCGAGTGGTCTATGAAGAGGCCGACGTGATGCCCTATTATCGCCGCATCCTCGCGGAAAGAAGGCAGGCATGGATCGGAACACAGCCCGCATTACCCACGGAAGCTTCTACTACAACCGCCGATACGTCGCTACGACACGCCTGA
- a CDS encoding sigma-70 family RNA polymerase sigma factor translates to MDREEILASLRERILAFATLRVSRDRAEDLVQDVLSVLHNKYARVTELTELVPLAFQILRFKMLDAHRKSLRRGEYQQESVDDLPLADPGDDPAMALDQKQRVDRLLIALAQLGERCRELFKWKLEGNSFPEIQKLMGQNSINTIYTWDLRCRKQLLTLMGGSWE, encoded by the coding sequence ATGGATCGCGAGGAGATACTTGCCAGCCTGCGCGAAAGGATTCTGGCCTTCGCGACATTACGAGTATCGAGGGATCGCGCCGAGGACCTTGTCCAAGACGTGCTCTCGGTCCTTCACAACAAATATGCGCGCGTCACGGAACTGACCGAGCTGGTTCCGCTCGCTTTTCAGATCCTCCGGTTCAAAATGCTGGATGCCCATCGCAAGTCACTCCGGCGAGGCGAGTATCAGCAGGAATCGGTCGACGACCTTCCGCTCGCCGATCCCGGCGACGATCCAGCCATGGCGCTGGATCAGAAACAGCGCGTCGATCGACTCTTGATCGCGCTGGCCCAACTCGGCGAACGCTGCCGCGAACTCTTCAAGTGGAAACTGGAAGGCAACAGCTTTCCTGAAATCCAGAAGCTGATGGGCCAGAATTCGATCAACACCATTTACACGTGGGATCTGCGCTGCAGAAAACAGTTACTAACTCTCATGGGCGGAAGTTGGGAATGA
- a CDS encoding sterol desaturase family protein, with translation MATWELVAPRRRLTASKLCRWGGNLTIVILNTVIARLFFMGGVVAVAAMAEERGWGLLNWIEGPVWLEFGLAVVALDFIIYCQHQVFHLVPILWRFHMMHHSDLDLDVSSGVRFHPVEIVISTMVKAAAVLALGVAPFAVVAFEIVLNSTALFNHSNVQMPVSLDRILRWFVVTPDMHRIHHSVDVRETNSNYGFNVPWWDRLFGTYCAEPALGQLGMKIGLEHLGPPVCLNLFMMLRFPFVTQLGRYVGRIQP, from the coding sequence ATGGCCACATGGGAACTGGTGGCGCCGCGACGAAGGCTGACGGCTTCGAAGCTCTGCCGATGGGGCGGCAATCTCACGATCGTGATCCTGAATACGGTGATCGCCCGGTTGTTTTTCATGGGCGGTGTGGTGGCAGTTGCCGCCATGGCGGAGGAACGTGGGTGGGGTCTGTTGAACTGGATCGAGGGGCCGGTCTGGCTCGAATTCGGGCTGGCGGTGGTGGCGCTCGACTTCATTATCTACTGCCAGCATCAAGTGTTCCACCTGGTTCCGATCCTCTGGCGGTTCCACATGATGCATCACTCCGACCTGGATCTGGATGTGTCCAGCGGGGTGCGTTTTCATCCGGTCGAAATCGTGATCTCAACGATGGTGAAGGCCGCAGCGGTACTGGCGTTGGGAGTGGCCCCTTTCGCGGTGGTCGCCTTCGAGATTGTGCTCAACAGCACGGCCCTGTTCAATCACAGCAATGTGCAGATGCCGGTGAGTCTCGATCGCATACTTCGGTGGTTCGTTGTGACGCCGGACATGCACCGCATCCACCATTCAGTGGACGTGCGCGAAACCAATAGCAACTATGGTTTCAATGTGCCCTGGTGGGATCGGTTATTCGGAACCTACTGCGCGGAACCGGCCCTGGGACAACTGGGGATGAAGATCGGCCTCGAACATCTGGGTCCCCCGGTCTGTTTGAACCTGTTCATGATGCTGCGGTTTCCGTTCGTCACGCAGCTTGGGCGCTATGTTGGGCGTATCCAACCATGA